The following proteins are encoded in a genomic region of Gossypium hirsutum isolate 1008001.06 chromosome D05, Gossypium_hirsutum_v2.1, whole genome shotgun sequence:
- the LOC107906327 gene encoding protein LSD1 isoform X1 yields the protein MQSEVVCSRCRNILLYPRGATNVCCALCNTITQVPPPGMEMAQLVCGGCRTLLMYTCGATSVRCSCCNIINHVTASNPMAHINCGHCRTTLMYPYGAPSVKCAVCHYVTNVGTGNVRCPLPASRPNATGTMPSTSTSQTVVVENPMSVDESGKLVSNVVVGITTDKK from the exons ATGCAGAGCGAGGTCGTTTGTAGTCGGTGTAGGAACATTCTTCTTTATCCTAGAGGGGCTACAAATGTGTGCTGTGCATTGTGCAATACAATTACCCAAGTCCCTCCTCCTG GAATGGAAATGGCTCAACTCGTATGTGGAGGGTGTCGAACATTGCTAATGTATACATGTGGAGCAACAAGTGTAAGATGCTCTTGCTGTAACATCATTAACCATGTGACAG CATCCAACCCGATGGCTCACATCAACTGCGGGCACTGCCGTACAACACTGATGTATCCATATGGAGCTCCATCAGTCAAATGTGCTGTCTGTCATTATGTTACTAATGTTGGT ACGGGTAATGTAAGGTGTCCACTTCCGGCAAGCAGACCGAATGCCACAGGGACTATGCCATCTACTTCAACA AGCCAAACAGTAGTAGTTGAGAATCCCATGTCAGTTGATGAGAGTGGCAAATTG GTGAGCAATGTGGTGGTTGGCATAACAACAGACAAAAAATGA
- the LOC107906327 gene encoding protein LSD1 isoform X2: MQSEVVCSRCRNILLYPRGATNVCCALCNTITQVPPPGMEMAQLVCGGCRTLLMYTCGATSVRCSCCNIINHVTASNPMAHINCGHCRTTLMYPYGAPSVKCAVCHYVTNVGTGNVRCPLPASRPNATGTMPSTSTVSNVVVGITTDKK, from the exons ATGCAGAGCGAGGTCGTTTGTAGTCGGTGTAGGAACATTCTTCTTTATCCTAGAGGGGCTACAAATGTGTGCTGTGCATTGTGCAATACAATTACCCAAGTCCCTCCTCCTG GAATGGAAATGGCTCAACTCGTATGTGGAGGGTGTCGAACATTGCTAATGTATACATGTGGAGCAACAAGTGTAAGATGCTCTTGCTGTAACATCATTAACCATGTGACAG CATCCAACCCGATGGCTCACATCAACTGCGGGCACTGCCGTACAACACTGATGTATCCATATGGAGCTCCATCAGTCAAATGTGCTGTCTGTCATTATGTTACTAATGTTGGT ACGGGTAATGTAAGGTGTCCACTTCCGGCAAGCAGACCGAATGCCACAGGGACTATGCCATCTACTTCAACA GTGAGCAATGTGGTGGTTGGCATAACAACAGACAAAAAATGA
- the LOC107902743 gene encoding lysine-specific demethylase JMJ18 produces MKRDNNIEPSGSPRSRKVSARWDPNEACRPTIDDAPVFYPTVEEFEDTLGYVEKIREEAESFGICRIVPPPSWTPPCLLKEKDIWEHAKFSTRIQQVDLLQNREPMRKKTRSRKRKRKRQSKKGAARRCANSSVESTSASSEKFGFSSGSDFTLEEFQRYANEFKETYFQRDRDEDLKPGVVEYSKWEPSWEDIEGEYWRIVEQPTDEIEVYYGADLETGTFGSGFPKASSMLTGNDADKYAMSGWNLNNFSRLQGSVLSFEGCDISGVLVPWLYVGMCFSSFCWHVEDHHLYSLNYMHWGDPKVWYGVPQNHASSLEAAMRKHLPDLFEEQPGLLHDLVTQLSPSILKAEGVPIYRAVQYSGEFVLTFPRAYHSGFNCGFNCAEAVNVAPVDWLEHGQHAVELYSEQHRRTSLSHDKLLLGSARQAIQALWEIFFAGRETPGNLRWKHVCGKDGMLTKAVRMRVQMEEERVNCLPPHLPLRKMEKDFDLESERECFSCFYDLHLSACSCNCSPKQFACLKHVNNFCSCQMEDRFVLLRYTIDELQMLVKALEGGVDAVKVWACKDIGLLPGKDCDAYMPNLVQDSEAVKLEPSEPSGSWSSSRQMEEKANISSSSYGHVSEVLHQHGTKLKASPSTGGCENNAYNIGVLITENRVNLEQDACMKLNLDILTDYPASKSVNALDSPNNKSDVEIFLPSFNQEKICGFDEVRKPVLKRLKSDCSSSVSQESPNKYQHSTSCVHQDSDGFDGKKLFDVELHPGQSNTFWKTATVNSSDLNASIVARGDPLLISSVEPLSFGSVMLGKLWCSKKAIFPKGFRSRVKFFSVIDPTETSTYISEVLDAGPLGPLFKVTLEGCPTVSFSNVSVEKCWELVVQQLKQEILRSNLGERGVLPLQSLKRVNGLEMFGFLSPPIIQAVEALDPNHQCLEYWNHKTSSDKNEVNKDLD; encoded by the exons AtgaaaagagataataatatagagCCTTCAGGCAGTCCTCGAAGTCGAAAG GTTTCAGCAAGATGGGACCCAAATGAAGCATGCAGGCCTACCATTGATGATGCTCCAGTCTTTTATCCAACTGTTGAG GAGTTTGAAGACACACTTGGCTATGTAGAAAAGATTCGTGAAGAAGCTGAATCATTTGGTATATGTCGGATTGTTCCGCCTCCTTCTTGGACTCCTCCTTGTCTTCTTAAAGAGAAAGATATATGGGAACATGCCAAATTCTCAACACGAATTCAGCAAGTTGACTTACTTCAAAATAGGGAGCCAATGAGAAAGAAAACTAGAAGCCGAAAACGTAAACGGAAGAGGCAATCAAAAAAGGGAGCCGCTAGAAGATGTGCCAATTCTAGTGTAGAATCTACTTCTGCGAGCAGTGAGAAGTTTGGCTTTAGTTCTGGATCAGACTTCACACTCGAAGAATTTCAGAGATATGCAAATGAATTCAAGGAGACATACTTTCAGAGGGACCGTGATGAGGATTTAAAGCCTGGTGTGGTTGAATACTCGAAATGGGAACCTTCTTGGGAGGATATTGAAGGTGAATACTGGAGGATAGTTGAGCAGCCAACTGAtgagattgag GTATATTACGGAGCTGACCTGGAAACAGGAACATTTGGCAGTGGGTTTCCTAAGGCATCATCTATGTTAACTGGAAACGATGCAGATAAATATGCAATGTCAGGTTGGAACCTAAACAATTTCTCTCGCCTGCAAGGTTCTGTGTTATCTTTTGAAGGATGTGATATATCTGGAGTTCTAGTGCCATGGCTCTATGTGGGGATGTGCTTCTCATCATTTTGTTGG CATGTTGAGGATCACCATCTTTATTCACTAAACTATATGCACTGGGGTGATCCAAAAGTATGGTATGGAGTGCCTCAAAACCATGCTTCCTCTTTGGAGGCTGCAATGAGAAAGCATCTGCCTGATTTATTTGAAGAACAACCAGGCTTACTCCATGACTTG GTTACTCAGCTATCTCCATCAATTCTGAAAGCTGAAGGTGTACCAATCTATCGAGCTGTACAATACTCTGGGGAGTTTGTTCTTACCTTTCCAAGGGCATACCACTCTGGGTTTAATTGTGGCTTCAACTGTGCAGAGGCAGTGAATGTTGCCCCTGTTGATTGGCTAGAACATGGTCAACATGCAGTGGAGCTCTATAGTGAGCAGCATCGCAGGACATCACTGTCCCATGACAAGCTGCTCCTAGGATCAGCTCGGCAAGCCATCCAAGCTCTCTGGGAGATATTTTTTGCTGGCAGAGAAACTCCAGGAAATTTGAGGTGGAAACATGTCTGTGGAAAGGATGGAATGCTTACGAAGGCCGTTAGG ATGAGAGTGCAGATGGAGGAGGAAAGAGTGAATTGCCTTCCACCTCACTTACCCTTACGAAAGATGGAAAAGGACTTTGATTTGGAAAGTGAGAGGGAATGCTTTTCTTGTTTCTATGATTTGCATCTGTCTGCCTGCAGCTGCAACTGCTCTCCTAAGCAATTTGCATGTCTAAAACATGTAAACAATTTCTGCTCATGCCAAATGGAAGACAGATTTGTCCTCCTTCGCTACACCATTGATGAATTGCAAATGCTAGTAAAAGCCCTGGAGGGAGGAGTAGATGCTGTTAAAGTATGGGCATGCAAAGATATTGGGCTGCTTCCTGGTAAAGATTGTGATGCTTACATGCCTAATTTGGTTCAGGATAGTGAGGCAGTAAAATTAGAACCTTCTGAACCAAGCGGAAGTTGGTCTAGTTCCCGGCAAATGGAAGAAAAGGCGAATATTAGTTCTTCCTCATATGGTCATGTTTCAGAAGTATTGCACCAGCATGGGACTAAATTAAAAGCTTCTCCTTCCACCGGAGGTTGTGAAAACAATGCCTATAATATTGGAGTTCTTATTACGGAAAACAGAGTGAACTTGGAGCAGGATGCCTGCATGAAGTTGAATCTTGATATTTTAACTGATTATCCTGCAAGCAAGTCAGTAAATGCTTTGGATAGCCCTAATAACAAGAGTGATGTGGAGATATTTTTGCCCTCCTTTAATCAAGAGAAAATTTGTGGCTTTGATGAAGTAAGAAAACCTGTTCTAAAGAGACTCAAAAGTGATTGTAGTTCATCAGTTTCTCAAGAATCTCCCAACAAGTATCAGCATTCAACTTCATGTGTTCATCAGGATTCTGATGGCTTTGATGGCAAGAAATTGTTTGATGTTGAACTTCATCCAGGACAATCTAATACATTCTGGAAGACAGCAACTGTCAATAGCTCAGATTTAAATGCATCTATTGTTGCCCGAGGTGATCCATTGTTGATTTCTTCTGTGGAACCTTTAAGTTTTGGATCTGTCATGTTAGGAAAACTTTGGTGCAGCAAGAAAGCCATATTCCCAAAAG GATTTAGAAGCCGTGTTAAGTTCTTTAGTGTGATCGACCCAACAGAGACTTCAACCTACATCTCAGAAGTCTTAGATGCTGGGCCCCTTGGCCCTCTATTTAAG GTCACTTTAGAAGGCTGCCCCACCGTAAGCTTCTCAAATGTGTCGGTGGAGAAATGCTGGGAATTGGTAGTGCAGCAACTAAAACAAGAAATTTTAAGGAGCAACCTTGGGGAAAGAGGCGTGCTTCCCTTACAATCACTGAAGAGAGTCAATGGACTCGAAATGTTTGGATTTCTCTCACCACCCATAATTCAG GCTGTTGAAGCTCTTGATCCAAATCATCAATGCTTGGAGTACTGGAATCACAAGACTAGTAGTGATAAGAATGAAGTTAATAAGGATTTAGACTGA
- the LOC107906329 gene encoding uncharacterized protein At4g14342: MQASDRFNINSQLEHLQAKYVGTGHADLNRFEWAVNIQRDSYASYIGHYPMLAYFAVAENESIGRERYNFMQKMLLPCGLPPEREDD; this comes from the exons ATGCAG GCAAGCGATAGGTTTAACATCAATTCCCAGCTCGAGCATCTCCAAGCCAAATACGTTGGAACTGGCCATGCTGATCTCAACCGATT TGAATGGGCGGTTAATATTCAACGCGATAGCTACGCATCATATATAGGGCATTACCCGATGTTGGCTTACTTCGCTGTGGCTGAAAATGAATCCATTGGAAGAGAGCGCTACAACTTCATGCAG AAAATGCTTCTGCCTTGTGGTCTGCCTCCAGAAAGAGAAGATGATTAA